From a single Prionailurus bengalensis isolate Pbe53 chromosome A1, Fcat_Pben_1.1_paternal_pri, whole genome shotgun sequence genomic region:
- the LOC122479026 gene encoding olfactory receptor 2A12-like produces MGHGNFSVISELILVGFSNYPQTEIPLFFLFSLVYLASLFGNTTVITLVILYFSLQTPMYIFLCHLAFLNIFFSTFVVPKMLFNFLASRKVISYNFCIAQTYITLFLESTECFLLAVMALDRYVAICYPLRYLLIMNWSVCVALALGAWIIGFFASVVPLYLTILPLCGPYVVDYIFCELPILLHMFCADTSLLETIMATGGAGTVLFPFLFIILSYLRILVAVMTIDSIKGRKKAFSTCTSHLIAVIMYYGTGMIRYLRPKSLYSAEGDKLISVFYAVINPMLNPFIYSLRNKEMKEGMKKVMGKYKLKTKQQITD; encoded by the coding sequence ATGGGTCATGGGAATTTCAGTGTCATCAGTGAGCTGATCCTTGTAGGATTTTCCAATTACCCCCAGACTGAAATTCCactcttttttctattctctctggTCTACTTGGCAAGTCTCTTTGGAAACACAACTGTCATCACTTTAGTCATTCTATATTTCTCTCTCCAGACACCCATGTACATCTTCCTCTGTCATCTGGCCTTTCTCAACATATTTTTTAGCACATTTGTGGTCCCCaagatgctttttaattttctcgcAAGCAGGAAAGTTATATCTTACAACTTCTGTATTGCTCAGACCTACATCACCTTATTCCTGGAGTCAACTGAGTGCTTTCTCCTTGCAGTAATGGCTTTGGATCGCTATGTGGCCATTTGTTACCCACTGAGATATCTGCTCATCATGAACTGGTCTGTGTGTGTGGCATTAGCTCTGGGGGCCTGGATCATTGGCTTTTTTGCCTCAGTGGTGCCTCTCTACCTCACAATTCTTCCACTCTGTGGTCCATATGTTGTTGACTATATTTTCTGTGAATTGCCCATTCTTCTTCATATGTTTTGTGCTGATACATCCCTGCTGGAGACCATAATGGCCACAGGAGGGGCTGGAACAGTGTTATTCCCCTTCCTCTTCATTATACTCTCTTACCTTCGCATCCTGGTGGCTGTGATGACAATAGACTCTATTAAGGGCAGAAAAAAAGCCTTTTCCACATGTACTTCCCACCTGATTGCTGTGATCATGTATTATGGAACAGGAATGATCCGGTACTTAAGACCCAAGTCCCTCTATTCAGCAGAGGGAGACAAACTCATTTCTGTGTTCTATGCAGTCATCAACCCTATGCTGAATCCTTTCATTTACAGCCTAAGGAACAAGGAAATGAAGGAGGGTATGAAAAAAGTCATGGGcaaatacaaacttaaaacaaaacaacaaatcacAGACTAG